The region GGGTCCTTTATCTGTCCCCTTGGCCCGCTTGTATTTTGCAGAAGCGGTTGTTGCTGTAGAATACTTGCACAGCTATGGTGTGGTCCACAGAGACCTGAAGCCAGGGAAGTAAGTGCCCCCTCTAGTTTGATAAAGGAAGCTATCATTTATTTCCATATAGTGTGCAAGGCTAAAATCATCTTTTCTTCCACAGCCTCCTGATAACATCTACTGGACACATTAAAGTTACTGATTTTGGTGCTTCAAAACTTGGTGTCATGATACCAAAAAAGAACAACTACAAGCAAGTAGCAGAGGAGATCAGCAGAGAGTTCCGGGACCATGAGGTGGGCATCACTTACAGAAACGCAGCTTGTTCTTTACTAATCTCATCACACTGTTGTTTCTTCTCTGCATTCTTCATTTCTAGAGATCTTTTCTGCTGATATTTTATCTTCTATCATTGGGTTTTTATGGTGAGAACTTGTCATAATAATGGAATGATCAATCTCATCTCTTTCTTCTGTTGGTTTCCAGGTCCGCGGTACCCTACATTTTACAGCCCCAGAGGTCATCCTGAGGAAAGGCTATGGAAGACCTGTTGACTGGTGGGCAATGGGGATCATACTACATCAATTCCTTGTGGGATCTGTACCATTTAATGGGAATAAACGAACTGAGATTGAAGAAAATATTGTCGGTGGTAAGTGGATTAATCCAATCATTGCTTTGGTTGGTTACATTTGTTCACCTATTTCTTTAACTTTATCTTACAGTCCAATAAAGATGTTTCATTTTCTGTAATtttctatataacaggacacctatGTTGGGATTGTGAACCCATTCCTCCCTTTGATGCTCAGTGCCTCATCACTGACCTGCTGATAAAAAATCCTGAACAAAGACTTGGGACAGGTAACAATTTGCTTATTACACATAGGGCATATTGCTCATGTCTAGGAGAATGAGCACTTCTCTATCAGCTCATCCATTTCTAATTCTTCATAATATGACTTTCAGAAAATTTCTTTCATGTTTGCTTAGAAACGTCATTAGTTCAGATTAAGTTAAACAGTTCAGATATGGAACAGTCTCTGACAATATCTGCAacacttttgttttgtattttccaGCAGGAACATTTGAGATCAAGAGTCATCCATTCCTGACTGGCTTAGACTTTGACAACCTTCTAAGTCAGAAGCCGGAGTATGTTCCTCAGGTTGCATCAAACGTGGACACAAGCTTCTCTATCAGTAAGTAGAAGAAGACGTCATCATCTAGATTAAGCAGCTGCTTGTCTCGTCTACCATAGTTTGAGACAATCGGTTCCCATTAATATTACGGATAAATGGTGACTGTTATATTGACAACGTCTAATAATACTTCATTACCTATGTCTTGTAGATCACTCTGATATAAACAAACATCTGGAATCAGATGATGAAGAGGACAATGGGAGCTGTATCTATGAAAATTTTACGTCTTCTTCTGAATGGCTTTCTAAAGTAAGTCTGAGAACAACAAATAcaacaatagtaaaaaaaatacatcTAAAAGAAAGTATTTCATATCTTCTTGTTGTCTATTTAGCTCTATACCACCGCTACCAGGATCAATAATGAGGATCCCAAGTCACCTGCAGAATTTACACAAGCATCCTGCACAAACATCTTAGAAATGTGAGTAGACTATATGGTCATTATTTGCAGCTCCAGGCTGATATATGTGTACAACTCCAAATATAGGACATAAATAGCATAATATCAATTACAGCATCCATCGCCCCTTGATTAGCAGTCATTAGGCTTCAGAAACTTCTGATGGTAACATCCTATAACTGTAGCCAGTCATGCTCGTTTAGTGCTGCCCACACTGTAGGAGATGTAGTAATACATGCCAGCCATTCTTTGTAGTAGTCTTTCGCTCTGCTCTATAAAAGGTAGATTTAATCAAGAAACCTTCCCCACTATAACTCTCATATGTCTTAATAGGCCTTATAGTTGGTGTTAAACTACTGAGGCAACCCCTTTTATACTGCATTTACTTTTGATTTATACGTTTTTCTTCTTCCAAACAGGCAGAAAGAATCTGTTCCTGCATCTATTAGAGATGATGATATTACCAGTTTGCCATGCTCGTCCCCATTGTCAGGTATGTACATGTCTACAGCACTACAAATGAGAATGTTGACTTCATCTCAAATATTTCCACAtgatttttctgtcattggtctccTATGCTGTCCATGTTTCATGGAGCCCAATTATGTTGTCCATAGACTCATACATTTCGCTAATTTTGTACGGTTTTCACAGATTACCAGATCATTCATCTGGAGCAGATGTTATCTGTCAGTGATGGGATTGTCGcatgtatgatggctgacaatgaTAGCTGACTTCTGTATGATAACATTCCTCTGCCGTTCGTGCACAATAGTATCATGTAATAAGGTGTCCCTTTACTTACATTACGCTGGTAAACAGAGAGTTTGGTGCCAACAATGTCTTAATGGTTTTATATTAAGTTTATCATGCTGATTAAAAATATTGCTTTGGATTTGCCAGAATGGCTctagttttttaaaatatttaatagttAATTAAAATTCTGGCCTAGAAAAGTCGCTTTTATAGCATTGTAAGTCTACAAATTGAAATAGAAAATAATTGCATAGGATATTTCATTACCTAGGAAATCATTATTGTTATGGATGAACTATTGTCACGCTGTGATGGTTTTCGGTAATgaaaggggcctcaaactgtccatgGAACTGGGACCTCAACTATTCgtgtcccgggggtactcttgaaggtagagaggcctgagtctaaaGCAGCCTAGAAATGGTCGTTaacttcttcagcaccaaaggaaattaaattaattaaatatgggacacaaacacatggaagatctgcgatttacAATaagtagtgatcttctaaccccagatctcttaGGAGGACGAGACACACTTAACAATTATCTCATATACTAGAACCATTTTAGCAAAAGTAATGGTGATCCCTGAACCTTCAAGAAAAAATACACATGGCATTACCCTATTTGTTGTATTTCCCCctcctgaaggggttaaatggtggGAAAATATCTTTCTCTCTGTTTTTGCCATTGTACGTACTCACAAGTGCTTTGCAGGTAGTTGGCTAGCAAACCTGGCCAGTCAGGGGACCATAGCAGGGGACGGATAGGTTTCCTTCCCTGTGAACAGTCTGTGATTGGTGTATGTATTAGTAAATAAAGAGGGAGAGGGGGATAAAAGAGGGGACTCAGGGGAGCACCAGAGATCCGTGCCCGACCTTCAGTGTTTTCCTAGCAGAAGTGCTGCCCCACCCTTCATTGTGTCATGGCCTTAGGGTTAGTCATTCAGGGATCTGAATGAACAGAAAGTTGGGTTTAATTTGAGTGAGCCTATTAGCCAAGCTAAAACCCGAAATCCATAAGAAAAACCTTGACACCTGAAATTTTATTTATGTAGCAGATCCTAAAAGAGTATTCTGTTACTAAGAGTTTGTTTTTACTTTCTGATCAGAAAATGAAGCTCACGAGGAAATAGAGCAACAAAACTCCGACAATGAAGAAATGGGGGAAAAGAGAGAAGGTAAGTGTGAGAATCAGCTGTATGTTGTGTGATGTCAGTCAGTGAGAAGAATTCATGTGCAGCAGATGACATCTGTCAGTGATGGGATATGTATGATGGCTGACAGTGACCCCTGACCTCTGTATAAGATTTCTCTGCCGTTCGGCCACAGTGACCGCACAATAGTATCATGTAATAAGTCGTCGCTTTACTTACGTTATACAGTAGATACAAAGCAGATTCTATAAGAATACATTGTTACTAAGAGATTTGTTTACTTTCTGATCAGAAACTCCAGCTCCTGAGGAAAGAAAATCTTCAATTTATTTGAGGAAAGAGCAACAAAGCTCAGAAAATGAAGAAAAGGAGGAAACGAGACAAGGTAAGTGTGAGAATCAACTCAATGTTGTGTGATATCAGTGAGAATAATTAATGTGGAGCAGATGTTAGTAGAGATGGGTGGACGCGAGGATGTTCGGGTCCCTGGGTTTcagccaaactttgtaaaaaaaagtttggaTTAGTACCAGAATAGTACCCGAATGTGATCCTGAACCTGGATGGCTCGAAACCCATTCACGTGAATGGGAGGCCCAAACAtcccgcggttcccatgctgtcctctgtgtgacagtatGGGAAACACTGGCTCTGACTGGCGGCAATTATACTGAAGTCACCGCCAGTCACAGCCCAGGGCATTGCTGACCGCTGTGGGTTCGATTTACAGTGGATCCcattggattatttttttttaaaaggtaaaaaatgggtaaaagagggttggcgagtgctttttacaattaaaagacttttcatctaatggatgcaccttttTTGGGGGGCGGCTGCAGGATGCTTTTTATAATCAGGGGAGGGCCAAATATCCATCGACTTTCCCAGCCTAAGACAAGACTactagccctcagctgtctgctttacattggctggctatcaaaaataggggtgaccccacgccgtttttttaaagaaattatttatttaaataatttaaaaaaaacttcgGGGGGGAGGGGCGATGATCATAAATGATCCCTGATCTCTTTATGAATTAGATTTCTCTGCCGTTTGGCCACAGTGACTGCACAATAGTGACATGTAATAAGTCATCGCTTTACTTACGTTTAGATATAAAGCAGATACTATATGAATACATTGTTActgatgtttttttttacattctgatcAGATATTCCAGTTCACGAGGACAGAATATCTTCAATGCCTTTGAGTAGAGCACAACAAAACTCAGAAAATGAAGAAAAGGAGGAAACGATACAAGGTAAATGTGAGAGTCAGCTCTATGTTGTGTGATGTCAATCAATGAAAAAAATTCATATAGATTAGATGTTAGTAGAGATGGGCGGATGCGTGGATGTTTGGGTCCCTGGGTTTCAGCCACActttataaaaaagtttggtttagTACCAGAATAGTACCCGAGCGTGATTCTGAACCCGGATGGTTCAAaacccattcatgtgaatgggagGCCCAAACATCCTGCGGTTCCCATGCCGTCCTCTGTGTGACAGTATGGGAAACACCGGCTCTGACTGGCGGCAATTATACTGAAGTCACCGCCAGTCACAGCCCAGGGCATTGCTGACCGCTGTGGGTTCGATTTACAGTGGATCCcattggattatttttttttaaaaggtaaaaaatgggtaaaagagggttggcgagtgctttttacaattaaaagacttttcatctaatggatgcaccttttTTGGGGGGCGGCTGCAGGATGCTTTTTATAATCAGGGGAGGGCCAAATATCCATCGACTTTCCCAGCCTAAGACAAGACTactagccctcagctgtctgctttacattggctggctatcaaaaataggggtgaccccacgccgtttttttaaagaaattatttatttaaataatttaaaaaaaacttcgGGGGGGAGGGGCGATGATCATAAATGATCCCTGATCTCTTTATGAATTAGATTTCTCTGCCGTTTGGCCACAGTGACTGCACAATAGTGACATGTAATAAGTCATCGCTTTACTTACGTTTAGATATAAAGCAGATACTATATGAATACATTGTTActgatgtttttttttacattctgatcAGATATTCCAGTTCACGAGGACAGAATATCTTCAATGCCTTTGAGTAGAGCACAACAAAACTCAGAAAATGAAGAAAAGGAGGAAACGATACAAGGTAAATGTGAGAGTCAGCTCTATGTTGTGTGATGTCAATCAATGAAAAAAATTCATATAGATTAGATGTTAGTAGAGATGGGCGGATGCGTGGATGTTTGGGTCCCTGGGTTTCAGCCACActttataaaaaagtttggtttagTACCAGAATAGTACCCGAGCGTGATTCTGAACCCGGATGGTTCAAaacccattcatgtgaatgggagGCCCAAACATCCTGCGGTTCCCATGCCGTCCTCTGTGTGACAGTATGGGAAACACCGGCTCTGACTGGCGGCAATTATACTGAAGTCACCGCCAGTCACAGCGCAGGGCATTGCTGACCGCTGTGGGTTCGATTTACAGTGGATCCCattggattatttttttttgaaaggtaaaaaatgggtaaaagagggttggcgagtgctttttacaattaaaagacttttcatctaatggatgcaccttttTTGGGGGGCGGCTGCAGGATGCTTTTTATAATCAGGGGAGGGCCAAATATCCATCGACTTTCCCAGCCTAAGACAAGACTactagccctcagctgtctgctttacattggctggctatcaaaaataggggtgaccccacgccgtttttttaaagaaattatttatttaaataatttaaaaaaaacttcgGGGGGGAGGGGCGATGATCATAAATGATCCCTGATCTCTTTATGAATTAGATTTCTCTGCCGTTTGGCCACAGTGACTGCACAATAGTGACATGTAATAAGTCATCGCTTTACTTACGTTTAGATATAAAGCAGATACTATATGAATACATTGTTActgatgtttttttttacattctgatcAGATATTCCAGTTCACGAGGACAGAATATCTTCAATGCCTTTGAGTAGAGCACAACAAAACTCAGAAAATGAAGAAAAGGAGGAAACGATACAAGGTAAATGTGAGAGTCAGCTCTATGTTGTGTGATGTCAATCAATGAAAAAAATTCATATAGATTAGATGTTAGTAGAGATGGGCGGATGCGTGGATGTTTGGGTCCCTGGGTTTCAGCCACActttataaaaaagtttggtttagTACCAGAATAGTACCCGAGCGTGATTCTGAACCCGGATGGTTCAAaacccattcatgtgaatgggaggcctgtcatgatctctgcaggcagagatcatagcaagcctatagagggacaagctctcggaagatggaactatactgaccatgaactaagcctgccgcgcaactagaaatagccaggtagcatttcctatttatcgctagatgcccagctctggcctaagacctaaatagctagcagagggaaatataagacctggctcacctctagagaaatattccaaagaagacagtagccccccacatataatgacggtgagttcagatgaaacaacaaacgcagcaggaaaatagtcttagcaaatttgaggtccgcttactagatagcagaagacagatagtaaactttcatggtcagcagaaaaacactaacaaaacaccatccagagattaccttaaactctggcattaactcataacgccagagtagcaatccctgatcaacgagagctttccagacacagtaacaaaacttcagctgtgaactggaacaaataggcaaaacaaaacatggacaaaagtccaacttatctagtagttgtctagaagcaggaacaagcactgagaggcatcagataacattgttgaccggcaagaaaccaccagagaaatgagcttaaatagcgacacccactactgatggaatcaggtgaaacaggaaagaggatgacaagtccaattccacaagcggccaccgggggagcccagaatccaaattcacaacagtacccccccctcaaggagggggcaccgaaccctcaccagatccaccagggcgaccaggatgagccctatggaaggcacgaacaagatcagaagcatgaacatcagatgcattgacccaagaattatcctcctggccgtaacccttccagttgaccagatactggagtttccgtctggaaacacgagagtccaaaattttctccacaacgtactccaactcaccctcaaccaacaccggagcaggaggctcaactgaaggtacaacaggtacctcatacctgcgcaataacgaccgatgaaaaacgttatgaatggaaaaggacgcagggaggtccaaacggaaagaaacaggattaagaatctccaatattctataagggccgatgaaccgaggtttaaacttaggagaagagaccctcatagggacaaaacgagaagacaaccacactaaatctccaacacaaagccgagaaccaacacgacgatgacggttggcaaaacgctgagtcttctcctgggacaacttcaaattgtccataacctgcccccagatgtgatgcaatctctccaccaccgcatccactccaggacaatccgaggattccacctgaccggaggaaaatcgagggtgaaaccccgaattacagaaaaacggggacaccaaggtggaagaactggcccgattattgagggcgaactctgccaatggcaaaaaagcaacccaatcatcctggtcagcagagacaaaacacctcagatatgtctcaagggtctgattagtccgctcggtctggccattagtctgagggtgaaaagcagatgaaaaagacaaatctatgcccatcctagcacagaatgcccgccaaaatctagacacaaattgggtacctctgtcagaaacaatattctcaggaataccgtgcaatcggacaacattctgaaaaaacagaggaaccaactcagaagaagaaggcaacttgggcagaggaaccaaatggaccattttagagaaacggtcacagaccacccagatgacagacatcttctgggaaacaggcagatctgaaataaaatccatcgagatgtgtgtccaaggcctcttaggaataggcaagggcaacagcagtccgctagcccgagaactacaagacttggcccgagcacaaacgtcacatgactgcacaaagactcgcacatctcgtgacagggaaggccaccagaaggatcttgccaccaaatccctggtaccaaaaattccgggatgacctgccaatgcagaagaatgtacctcagagatgactctgctggtccaatcatccggaacaaacagtctatcaggcggacaacgatccggtctatccgcctgaaactcttgcaaggaccgccgcagatcaggagaaacggccgacaaaattactccctccctaaggatacctgtgggttcagaattaccaggagagtccgggtcaaaactcctagaaagggcatctgccttaacattcttagaacccggtaggtatgacaccacaaaattaaagcgagaaaaaaataaagaccagcgcgcctgtctaggattcaggcgtctggcagtctcaagataaatcaaatttttgtggtcagtcaataccaccacctgatgcctagccccctcgagccaatggcgccactcctcaaacgcccacttcatggccaaaagctcccgattcccaacatcataattccgctctgcgggcgaaaatttgcgagaaaagaaggcacaaggcctaatgacggagcagtcggaacctttctgcgacaacactgccccagctccgatctccgaagcgtcaacctcaacctgaaaaggcagattcacatcaggctgacgcaacacaggggcagaggcaaaacggcgcttaagctcctgaaaggcctctacagcatgaggggaccaattagcaacatcagcgccttgtctggtcaaatcagtcagtggtttaacgatatccgaaaaaccagcaataaatcggcggtaaaagttggcaaagcccaaaaatctctgaagacccttaagagaggagggctgagtccagtcacaaatagcttgcaccttgacgggatccatctcaatggaagagggagaaaaaatataccccaaaaaggaaattttctggaccccaaaaacgcacttagaccccttcccacataaagaattagaccgcagaacctgaaaaactctcctgacctgctggacatgagagtcccagtcatcagaaaaaatcagaatatcatccagatatattatcataaatttatccagaaaatcgcggaaaatatcatgcataaaagactggaaaactgaaggggcattagaaagaccaaaaggcatgaccaaatactcaaagtggccctcgggcgtattaaatgcggtcttccactcatccccctgcctgatccgcaccaaattatacgccccacgaagatcaattttagagaaccacttagcaccctctatacgagcaaacaaatcagtaagcaatggcaatgggtattgatacttaacagtgatcttattcagaagccgataatcaatacatggtctcaaagagccgtctttttttgagacaaagaaaaacccagctcccaagggagaagaagatggacgaatatgtcccttttccaaagactcctttatatattcccgcatagcagcatgttccggcacagacaaattaaacaaacgaccctttggatatttacaacccggtatcaaatctatggcacaatcgcactcacggtgcggaggtaacgacccaagcttgggttcgtcaaagacgtcttgataatcagagaggaactcagggacttcagagggaatggacgacgaaatagaaaccaaaggtacgtccccatgaatacccttacatccccagctcaacacagacattgctctccagtccaagactgggttgtgagactgcaaccatggcaatcccagtaccaaatcgtcatgtaaattatacagcaccaggaaacgaataatctcctggtgatccggattgatacgcatggttacttgtgtccagtattgtggtttattattagccaatggggtggagtcaatccccttcagaggaataagagtctccaaaggctctaaatcaaaaccacaacgattggcaaaggaccaatccataagactcagagcggcgccagagtcaacataggcgtccgtggcaatggatgacaaagagcaaatcagggttacagacaaaataaacttagactgaatggtgccaatggaaacagacttatcaagcttctttgtacgcctagagcatgccgatataacatgagtagaatccccacaatagaaacacaatccattcttccgtctaaaattctgtcgctcgctcctggacagaattctatcacactgcatactttctggcgtcttttccatagacaccgccagatggtgcaccggtttgcgctcccgcagacgcctatcaatctgaatagccattgtcatggactcattcagacctgcaggcaaagggaaccccaccataacatccttaacggcatcagagagaccttctctgaaagttgccgccaaggcgcactcattccactgagtaagcacagaccatttacggaatttttggcagaaaacttcagcttcgtcttgcccctgagatagtgccatcaaagttttttctgcctgaagttccaaatgaggttcctcataaagcaagcccaaggccagaaaaaacgcatccacatcgcgtaacgcaggatcccctgctggcaatgagaaggcccaatcttgagggtcacccctgagcaaggaaatcacaatcctaacctgctgagcagggtctccagctgaacgagacttcagggacaaataaagcttacaattatttcggaaattctggaagctagctctattccctgtgaagaactccggcaaaggaattctcggctcagataccggagcatgtaccacaaaatcttgtaaattttgtactttcgtgatgagattattcaaacccgcagttacactctggagatccattaatgTCAGGTGCACaccgagcatacagagattaggaggaaagagagaaaaaagactgcagcaaggcagactggaggaaaaaaaaaaaaaaaaattccagcagacttcttataactctcctttctcaacctgggtctttaacactttattggccggtcaaactgtcatgatctctgcaggcagagatcatagcaagcctatagagggacaagctctcggaagatggaactatactgaccatgaactaagcctgccgcgcaactagaaatagccaggtagcatttcctatttatcgctagatgcccagctctggcctaagacctaaatagctagcagagggaaatataagacctggctcacctctagagaaatattccaaagaagacagtagccccccacatataatgacggtgagttcagatgaaacaacaaacgcagcaggaaaatagtcttagcaaatttgaggtccgcttactagatagcagaagacagatagtaaactttcatggtcagcagaaaaacactaacaaaacaccatccagagattaccttaaactctggcattaactcataacgccagagtagcaatccctgatcaacgagagctttccagacacagtaacaaaacttcagctgtgaactggaacaaataggcaaaacaaaacatggacaaaagtccaacttatctagtagttgtctagaagcaggaacaagcactgagaggcatcagataacattgttgaccggcaagaaaccaccagagaaatgagcttaaatagcgacacccactactgatggaatcaggtgaaacaggaaagaggatgacaagtccaattccacaagcggccaccgggggagcccagaatccaaattcacaacagaggcccaAACATCCTGCGGTTCCCATGCCGTCCTCTGTGTGACAGTATGGGAAACACCGGCTCTGACTGGCGGCAATTATACTGAAGTCACCGCCAGTCACAGCCCAGGGCATTGCTGACCGCTGTGGGTTCGATTTACAGTGGATCCcattggattatttttttttaaaaggtaaaaaatgggtaaaagagggttggcgagtgctttttacaattaaaagacttttcatctaatggatgcaccttttTTGGGGGGCGGCTGCAGGATGCTTTTTATAATCAGGGGAGGGCCAAATATCCATCGACTTTCCCAGCCTAAGACAAGACTactagccctcagctgtctgctttacattggctggctatcaaaaataggggtgaccccacgccatttttttaaagaaattatttatttaaataatttaaaaaaaacttcgGGGGGGAGGGGCGATGATCATAAATGATCCCTGATCTCTTTATGAATTAGATTTCTCTGCCGTTTGGCCACAGTGACTGCACAATAGTGACATGTAATAAGTCATCGCTTTACTTACGTTTAGATATAAAGCAGATACTATATGAATACATTGTTActgatgtttttttttacattctgatcAGATATTCCAGTTCACGAGGACAGAATATCTTCAATGCCTTTGAGTAGAGCACAACAAAACTCAGAAAATGAAGAAAAGGAGGAAACGATACAAGGTAAATGTGAGAGTCAGCTCTATGTTGTGTGATGTCAATCAATGAAAAAAATTCATATAGATTAG is a window of Ranitomeya variabilis isolate aRanVar5 chromosome 2, aRanVar5.hap1, whole genome shotgun sequence DNA encoding:
- the LOC143809348 gene encoding microtubule-associated serine/threonine-protein kinase 4-like isoform X2, whose translation is MADYLLDKLQVEALWEIVLNNFPDFELLPPDGVLSFTHRLVVRLVKDFLTKYHRGQLTSEYLSDLPQNIRTLLQQAETKFQNGDLSSIKELAQKVLSVLEGPAHSSERLETAEGDTEDGQNLHPEMIPDPNTSQRDLSSDLITDPTVLAIPDSGIYEIPEIQEPAAGAIESLIPARMPHISDFEISKKIGAGAFGSVYLVRHKDLHHTFAMKKMTMEILAAIDEVDGAYLERDILTFCDCPFVASMLCSFPTTSHLCMVMEYVEGGDCQTLLDTRGPLSVPLARLYFAEAVVAVEYLHSYGVVHRDLKPGNLLITSTGHIKVTDFGASKLGVMIPKKNNYKQVAEEISREFRDHEVRGTLHFTAPEVILRKGYGRPVDWWAMGIILHQFLVGSVPFNGNKRTEIEENIVGGHLCWDCEPIPPFDAQCLITDLLIKNPEQRLGTAGTFEIKSHPFLTGLDFDNLLSQKPEYVPQVASNVDTSFSINHSDINKHLESDDEEDNGSCIYENFTSSSEWLSKLYTTATRINNEDPKSPAEFTQASCTNILEMQKESVPASIRDDDITSLPCSSPLSDIPVHEDRISSMPLSRAQQNSENEEKEETIQDIPVHEDRISSMPLSRAQQNSENEEKEETIQDIPVHEDRISSMPLSRAQQNSENEEKEETIQDIPVHEDRISSMPLSRAQQNSENEEKEETIQDIPVHEDRKSSIPLSKAQQNSENEEKKEKKQRSRLRRFLSSCRRRLSRAARAFTCCCCCPSTI
- the LOC143809348 gene encoding microtubule-associated serine/threonine-protein kinase 4-like isoform X1 gives rise to the protein MADYLLDKLQVEALWEIVLNNFPDFELLPPDGVLSFTHRLVVRLVKDFLTKYHRGQLTSEYLSDLPQNIRTLLQQAETKFQNGDLSSIKELAQKVLSVLEGPAHSSERLETAEGDTEDGQNLHPEMIPDPNTSQRDLSSDLITDPTVLAIPDSGIYEIPEIQEPAAGAIESLIPARMPHISDFEISKKIGAGAFGSVYLVRHKDLHHTFAMKKMTMEILAAIDEVDGAYLERDILTFCDCPFVASMLCSFPTTSHLCMVMEYVEGGDCQTLLDTRGPLSVPLARLYFAEAVVAVEYLHSYGVVHRDLKPGNLLITSTGHIKVTDFGASKLGVMIPKKNNYKQVAEEISREFRDHEVRGTLHFTAPEVILRKGYGRPVDWWAMGIILHQFLVGSVPFNGNKRTEIEENIVGGHLCWDCEPIPPFDAQCLITDLLIKNPEQRLGTAGTFEIKSHPFLTGLDFDNLLSQKPEYVPQVASNVDTSFSINHSDINKHLESDDEEDNGSCIYENFTSSSEWLSKLYTTATRINNEDPKSPAEFTQASCTNILEMQKESVPASIRDDDITSLPCSSPLSENEAHEEIEQQNSDNEEMGEKREETPAPEERKSSIYLRKEQQSSENEEKEETRQDIPVHEDRISSMPLSRAQQNSENEEKEETIQDIPVHEDRISSMPLSRAQQNSENEEKEETIQDIPVHEDRISSMPLSRAQQNSENEEKEETIQDIPVHEDRISSMPLSRAQQNSENEEKEETIQDIPVHEDRKSSIPLSKAQQNSENEEKKEKKQRSRLRRFLSSCRRRLSRAARAFTCCCCCPSTI